The Pseudomonas wenzhouensis genome has a segment encoding these proteins:
- the aguB gene encoding N-carbamoylputrescine amidase, with product MSRIVTVAATQMACSWDTPANIANAEKLVRQAAAQGAQIILIQELFETPYFCQKPNADYTQLATTVEDNPAIAHFSKVAAELKVVLPISFFERAGRARFNSITILDADGTNLGIYRKSHIPDGPGYHEKYYFNPGDTGFKVWDTAYARIGVGICWDQWFPECARSMALMGAEILFYPTAIGSEPHDASINSREHWQRVQQGHAGANLMPLVASNRIGREEQDGYAITFYGSSFIADQFGEKVEELNQTEEGVLVHSFDLTELEKVRTAWGVFRDRRPNLYWPLSTLDGESLSE from the coding sequence ATGTCCCGTATCGTCACCGTTGCCGCGACCCAGATGGCCTGCTCCTGGGATACTCCTGCGAACATCGCCAATGCCGAGAAGCTGGTGCGTCAAGCGGCAGCCCAGGGCGCGCAGATCATCCTGATTCAGGAGCTGTTCGAGACACCCTACTTCTGCCAGAAGCCCAATGCCGACTACACCCAGCTGGCCACCACGGTCGAGGACAACCCGGCCATTGCGCACTTCAGCAAGGTCGCGGCGGAACTGAAGGTGGTGCTGCCGATCAGCTTCTTCGAGCGCGCCGGTCGCGCCCGTTTCAACAGCATCACCATCCTCGATGCCGACGGCACGAACCTCGGGATTTATCGGAAAAGCCATATCCCCGACGGCCCCGGCTATCACGAGAAGTACTACTTCAACCCGGGCGATACCGGCTTCAAGGTCTGGGATACCGCCTATGCGCGCATCGGCGTGGGCATCTGCTGGGATCAGTGGTTCCCGGAGTGCGCACGCAGCATGGCGCTGATGGGCGCGGAAATCCTCTTCTACCCCACCGCCATCGGCAGCGAACCGCACGACGCCAGCATCAATTCACGCGAGCACTGGCAGCGCGTACAGCAGGGCCATGCCGGCGCCAACCTGATGCCGCTGGTGGCAAGCAACCGCATCGGCCGCGAGGAACAGGACGGCTACGCCATCACCTTCTACGGCAGTTCGTTCATCGCCGACCAGTTCGGCGAGAAGGTCGAGGAGCTGAACCAGACCGAGGAAGGCGTGCTGGTGCACAGCTTCGATCTGACCGAGCTGGAGAAGGTGCGTACCGCCTGGGGTGTGTTCCGCGACCGCCGGCCGAACCTATACTGGCCGCTTTCCACGCTCGATGGCGAAAGCCTGTCCGAATGA
- a CDS encoding TetR/AcrR family transcriptional regulator, producing MSRTASPRKPRASSQARIVQILTAARELLAEQGMATLSIYTVAERAGIPPSSIYHFFASVPALLEGLTADVHAAFRASLQQPIDHTALRSWHDLSRLIEQRMLAIYAEDAAARQLILAQHGLAEVTQADQQHDLELGRLMHALFDRHFPLPQLPKDIDVFNLAMSLGDRVYARSVQLHGHITPRLAEEGMRVFDAYLGLYLPPALPKRPEPLA from the coding sequence ATGTCGCGCACTGCCAGCCCGCGCAAACCCCGCGCCAGCAGCCAGGCGAGGATCGTCCAGATCCTCACGGCAGCGCGCGAGCTGCTGGCCGAGCAAGGCATGGCCACCCTGTCGATCTACACAGTGGCTGAACGCGCCGGCATCCCGCCCTCGTCGATCTACCATTTCTTCGCCAGCGTACCGGCCCTGCTCGAAGGGCTGACCGCCGACGTGCATGCAGCCTTTCGCGCCAGCCTGCAGCAGCCGATCGATCACACTGCCCTGCGTAGCTGGCACGACCTCTCGCGCCTGATCGAGCAGCGCATGCTGGCCATCTATGCCGAGGATGCTGCAGCGCGCCAACTGATCCTGGCACAGCACGGCCTGGCCGAAGTGACTCAGGCCGATCAGCAGCACGACCTGGAATTGGGCCGATTGATGCATGCACTGTTCGATCGTCACTTCCCCCTGCCGCAATTGCCGAAGGATATCGACGTTTTCAACCTGGCGATGTCGCTGGGTGATCGTGTTTATGCGCGTTCCGTGCAGTTGCACGGCCACATCACCCCGCGCCTGGCCGAAGAAGGCATGCGCGTGTTCGATGCCTACCTCGGCCTGTACCTCCCGCCCGCCCTGCCCAAGCGCCCCGAGCCGTTGGCCTGA
- a CDS encoding glutamine synthetase family protein, which translates to MSVPPRAVQLNEANAFLKEHPEVQFVDLLIADMNGVVRGKRIDRNALHKVYEKGINLPASLFALDINGSTVESTGLGLDIGDADRICFPIPNTLCNEPWQKRPTAQLLMTMHELDGTPFFADPREVLRQVVQKFDELGLRICAAFELEFYLIDQENVNGRPQPPRSPISGKRPHSTQVYLIDDLDEYVDCLQDMLEAAKEQDIPADAIVKESAPAQFEVNLHHVEDAIKACDYALLLKRLIKNIAYDHEMDSTFMAKPYPGQAGNGLHVHISLLDKKTGKNIFAADDPLQNSSLRHAVGGILDTMAASMAFLCPNVNSYRRFGAQFYVPNAPSWALDNRTVAVRIPTGSPDAVRIEHRVAGADANPYLMLASILAGIHHGLTNQIEPGEPIEGNSYEQLEPSLPNNLRDALRELDDSEVMNKYIDSKYIDIFVACKEAELQEFETTISDLEYNWYLHTV; encoded by the coding sequence ATGTCGGTACCCCCGCGTGCCGTTCAGCTCAATGAAGCGAACGCGTTCCTCAAGGAACATCCCGAGGTCCAGTTCGTCGACCTTCTTATTGCAGATATGAATGGTGTGGTGCGCGGCAAGCGCATCGACCGCAATGCCCTGCACAAGGTGTACGAGAAAGGTATCAACCTGCCGGCCTCGCTCTTTGCCCTGGACATCAACGGCTCCACCGTCGAAAGCACCGGCCTCGGCCTGGACATCGGCGACGCCGACCGTATTTGCTTCCCCATCCCCAATACCCTGTGCAACGAACCCTGGCAGAAGCGCCCGACCGCGCAACTGCTGATGACCATGCACGAGCTGGACGGCACGCCTTTCTTCGCCGACCCACGCGAGGTATTGCGCCAGGTGGTGCAGAAGTTCGACGAACTGGGCCTGCGCATCTGCGCAGCCTTCGAACTGGAGTTCTACCTGATCGACCAGGAGAACGTGAACGGCCGCCCACAGCCGCCGCGCTCGCCGATCTCCGGCAAGCGCCCGCATTCCACCCAGGTCTATCTGATCGACGACCTCGACGAGTACGTCGACTGCCTGCAGGACATGCTCGAAGCCGCCAAGGAACAGGACATCCCGGCCGACGCCATCGTCAAGGAAAGCGCCCCGGCACAGTTCGAGGTCAACCTGCATCACGTCGAAGACGCCATCAAGGCCTGCGACTATGCGCTACTGCTCAAGCGCCTGATCAAGAACATCGCCTACGACCATGAGATGGATTCCACCTTCATGGCCAAGCCCTACCCGGGCCAGGCGGGCAACGGTCTGCACGTGCACATCTCGCTGCTGGACAAGAAGACCGGCAAGAACATCTTCGCCGCCGACGATCCGCTGCAGAACAGCTCGCTGCGCCATGCCGTGGGCGGCATTCTCGACACCATGGCCGCGTCGATGGCCTTCCTCTGCCCCAACGTCAACTCCTACCGCCGCTTCGGCGCGCAGTTCTACGTGCCCAACGCACCGAGCTGGGCACTGGACAACCGCACCGTGGCCGTTCGCATCCCCACCGGCAGTCCGGATGCCGTGCGCATCGAACACCGCGTAGCCGGCGCCGACGCCAACCCCTACCTGATGCTGGCGTCGATCCTCGCCGGTATCCACCACGGCCTGACCAACCAGATCGAGCCGGGCGAGCCGATCGAAGGCAACTCTTACGAGCAGCTCGAGCCCAGCCTGCCGAACAACCTGCGTGACGCCCTGCGCGAGCTGGACGACAGCGAGGTGATGAACAAGTACATCGACTCGAAGTACATCGACATCTTCGTCGCCTGCAAGGAAGCCGAGCTGCAAGAGTTCGAGACCACCATCTCCGACCTCGAGTACAACTGGTACCTGCATACCGTGTAA
- a CDS encoding glutamine synthetase family protein — translation MSTKLDQLTSWLKERKITEVECLISDLTGIARGKISPTNKFLDEKGMRLPESVLLQTVTGDYVEDDIYYELLDEADIDMFCRPDANAVFVVPWAIEPTAMVIHDTFDKQGNPIELSPRNILKKVLQMYADKGWKPIVAPEMEFYLTKRNSDPDFPLVAPVGRSGRPETGRQSFSIDAANEFDPLFEDMYDWCELQGLDLDTLIHEEGPAQMEINFRHGDALHLADQILVFKRTMREAALKHDVAATFMAKPITDEPGSAMHIHQSVVDLKTGKNIFSNDDGTMSELFLHHIGGLQKYIPELLPLFAPNVNSFRRFLPDTSAPVNVEWGEENRTVGLRVPEASPQNRRVENRLAGADANPYLVLAATLLCGYMGMVGGVKPGAPVKGRGYERRNLRLPVTIESALERMEACKDAEKFLGEKFIRGYVAVKRAEHENFKRVISSWEREFLLLSV, via the coding sequence ATGAGTACCAAGTTAGACCAGCTCACGAGCTGGCTGAAAGAACGCAAAATCACCGAAGTCGAATGCCTGATCAGCGACCTGACCGGCATTGCCCGTGGCAAGATCTCGCCGACCAACAAGTTTCTCGACGAGAAGGGCATGCGCCTGCCCGAGAGCGTGCTGCTGCAGACCGTTACGGGCGATTACGTCGAGGACGACATCTATTACGAGTTGCTCGACGAGGCGGATATCGACATGTTCTGCCGTCCGGACGCCAACGCTGTCTTCGTCGTGCCCTGGGCCATCGAGCCCACCGCCATGGTGATTCACGACACCTTCGACAAGCAGGGCAACCCCATCGAGCTGTCGCCGCGCAACATCCTCAAGAAAGTGCTGCAGATGTACGCCGACAAGGGTTGGAAGCCCATCGTCGCACCGGAAATGGAGTTCTACCTGACCAAGCGCAACAGCGACCCGGACTTCCCTCTGGTGGCGCCGGTTGGGCGTTCCGGCAGGCCGGAAACCGGTCGTCAGAGCTTCTCCATCGACGCGGCGAACGAGTTCGACCCGCTGTTCGAAGACATGTACGACTGGTGCGAGCTGCAAGGCCTGGATCTGGATACCCTGATCCACGAAGAAGGCCCGGCGCAGATGGAAATCAACTTCCGTCATGGCGATGCCTTGCACCTGGCCGACCAGATTCTGGTGTTCAAGCGCACCATGCGTGAGGCCGCGCTCAAGCATGATGTGGCAGCCACCTTCATGGCCAAGCCGATCACCGACGAGCCGGGCAGCGCCATGCATATTCACCAGAGCGTGGTTGATCTGAAGACTGGCAAGAACATCTTCTCCAACGACGACGGCACCATGAGCGAGCTGTTCCTGCACCACATCGGTGGCCTGCAGAAGTACATCCCCGAGCTGTTGCCGCTGTTCGCGCCGAACGTCAACTCGTTCCGCCGCTTCCTGCCCGATACCTCGGCGCCGGTGAACGTGGAATGGGGCGAGGAGAATCGCACCGTGGGCCTGCGCGTGCCGGAGGCCAGCCCGCAGAACCGCCGTGTGGAAAACCGCCTGGCCGGGGCCGATGCCAACCCTTACCTGGTGCTGGCGGCGACGCTGCTGTGCGGCTACATGGGCATGGTCGGCGGGGTCAAGCCCGGTGCGCCGGTCAAGGGGCGTGGTTACGAGCGGCGCAACCTGCGCCTGCCGGTGACCATCGAAAGTGCCCTGGAACGCATGGAAGCCTGCAAGGACGCCGAGAAATTCCTCGGCGAGAAATTCATCCGTGGCTATGTCGCGGTCAAGCGTGCCGAGCACGAGAACTTCAAGCGGGTGATCAGTTCCTGGGAGCGCGAGTTCCTGTTGTTGTCGGTTTAG
- a CDS encoding aspartate aminotransferase family protein — protein sequence MSKQANNPKTAHWQALSQAHHLAPFSDYRQLAEKGPRIITEAKGVHLWDSEGNKILDGMAGLWCVAVGYGREELVAAASKQMLQLPFYNTFFQTAHPPVLELAHAISQLAPAGMNHVFFTGSGSEGNDTMLRLVRHYWVCKGQPQKKIIIGRDNGYHGSTVAGASLGGMKFMHEQGDLPIPGIAHIPQPYWFGEGGDMSPEAFGIWAADQLEKKILELGEENVAAFIAEPIQGAGGVIIPPDTYWPRIKEILAKYDILFVADEVICGFGRTGEWFGSQYYDLQPDLMTIAKGLTSGYVPMGGLIVSDKVFAVIEAHGDFNHGFTYSGHPVAAAVGLENLRILKEEGIVERVKAQTAPYLQSRLRELADHPLVGEVRGIGMLGAIELVQDKASRKRYPSDVAAGMVCRGHCFNNGLIMRAVGDTMIIAPPLVISTAEIDELLEKARKCLDLTLRDLSV from the coding sequence ATGAGCAAGCAAGCGAACAATCCCAAGACTGCGCACTGGCAGGCGCTGAGCCAGGCCCATCACCTGGCGCCGTTCAGTGATTACAGGCAGCTGGCCGAAAAAGGCCCGCGCATCATCACTGAAGCGAAAGGTGTGCACCTGTGGGACAGCGAGGGCAACAAGATCCTCGATGGCATGGCTGGCCTGTGGTGCGTGGCCGTCGGCTATGGCCGCGAGGAACTGGTCGCGGCTGCTTCCAAACAGATGTTGCAGCTGCCGTTCTACAACACCTTCTTCCAGACCGCCCACCCGCCGGTGCTGGAGCTGGCCCACGCCATTTCCCAGCTGGCGCCGGCTGGCATGAACCACGTGTTCTTCACCGGTTCGGGTTCGGAAGGCAACGACACCATGCTGCGCCTGGTACGCCACTACTGGGTATGCAAAGGCCAACCGCAGAAGAAGATCATCATCGGCCGCGACAACGGCTACCACGGCTCCACCGTGGCCGGCGCCAGCCTCGGCGGCATGAAGTTCATGCACGAGCAGGGCGACCTGCCGATTCCGGGCATTGCCCATATCCCGCAGCCGTACTGGTTTGGTGAAGGCGGTGACATGAGCCCGGAAGCCTTCGGTATCTGGGCGGCTGACCAGTTGGAGAAGAAGATTCTCGAACTGGGCGAGGAAAACGTGGCGGCCTTTATCGCTGAGCCGATCCAGGGTGCCGGCGGTGTGATCATCCCGCCGGACACCTACTGGCCGCGCATCAAGGAAATCCTTGCCAAGTACGACATTCTCTTCGTCGCCGACGAAGTGATCTGCGGTTTCGGTCGTACCGGCGAGTGGTTTGGCAGCCAGTATTACGATTTGCAACCTGACCTGATGACCATCGCCAAAGGCCTCACCAGCGGTTATGTGCCGATGGGCGGGTTGATCGTCAGCGACAAGGTGTTCGCGGTGATCGAGGCGCACGGCGACTTCAACCACGGCTTCACCTACTCCGGTCACCCGGTGGCGGCAGCGGTGGGGCTGGAGAACCTGCGCATTCTCAAGGAAGAAGGCATCGTCGAGCGGGTAAAAGCGCAAACGGCACCGTATTTGCAGAGTCGTTTGCGTGAGCTGGCGGATCACCCGCTGGTGGGCGAGGTACGCGGTATCGGCATGCTCGGCGCCATCGAACTGGTGCAGGACAAGGCCAGCCGCAAGCGTTACCCGAGTGACGTGGCTGCCGGCATGGTCTGTCGCGGACACTGCTTTAATAACGGTCTGATCATGCGCGCCGTGGGCGACACCATGATCATTGCGCCGCCGCTGGTGATCAGCACGGCAGAGATAGACGAACTACTGGAAAAAGCACGCAAGTGCCTGGATCTGACCTTGCGTGACCTGTCGGTCTGA
- a CDS encoding extracellular solute-binding protein produces the protein MKTFGKTLLALSLTAAVAGAAQADDKVLHVYNWSDYIAEDTLANFEKETGIKVVYDVFDSNEVLEAKLLAGSSGYDVVVPSNPFLAKQIKAGVFQKLDKSKLPNWSNLDKDLLKALEPSDPGNQYSIPYMWGTIGIGYNVEKVKAVLGEDAPVDSWDLVFKPENMEKLKSCGVSFLDSPTEILPAALHYLGYAPDSSKADELKKAEELFLSIRPSVAYFHSSKYISDLANGNICVAIGYSGDIYQSKARAEEAKNGVQVGYNIPKEGAGSFFDMLAVPADAKNVEAAHVFLNYLMEPAVMANITNYVQFPNGNAAATPLVDEALRTDPGVYPTPEVLKKIYTFPDLAPAVQRNMTRSWTKIKSGR, from the coding sequence ATGAAAACATTCGGCAAGACCCTTCTCGCGTTGTCCCTGACCGCAGCCGTGGCAGGCGCTGCTCAGGCTGACGACAAAGTGCTGCATGTCTACAACTGGAGCGATTACATCGCCGAAGACACCCTGGCCAATTTCGAGAAGGAAACCGGCATCAAGGTCGTCTACGACGTCTTCGACAGCAACGAAGTGCTGGAAGCCAAGTTGCTCGCCGGCAGCTCCGGTTACGACGTCGTCGTGCCCTCCAACCCGTTCCTGGCCAAGCAGATCAAGGCCGGCGTGTTCCAGAAGCTGGACAAGTCCAAGCTGCCGAACTGGTCGAACCTGGACAAGGATCTACTCAAGGCGCTGGAGCCGAGCGATCCGGGCAACCAGTACTCGATTCCCTACATGTGGGGCACCATCGGCATCGGCTACAACGTCGAGAAGGTCAAGGCCGTGCTCGGCGAAGACGCGCCGGTCGACTCCTGGGACCTGGTGTTCAAGCCGGAGAACATGGAGAAGCTGAAGTCGTGCGGCGTGTCCTTCCTCGACTCGCCGACCGAGATTCTGCCGGCTGCGCTGCACTACCTGGGCTATGCCCCGGACAGCAGCAAGGCTGACGAGCTGAAGAAGGCCGAGGAGCTGTTCCTCTCCATCCGTCCTTCGGTGGCCTACTTCCACAGCTCCAAGTACATCTCCGACCTGGCCAACGGCAACATTTGCGTCGCCATCGGCTATTCGGGCGATATCTACCAGAGCAAGGCGCGCGCCGAGGAAGCGAAGAACGGCGTACAGGTCGGTTACAACATTCCGAAAGAGGGCGCCGGTTCCTTCTTCGACATGCTCGCCGTACCGGCTGATGCCAAGAATGTTGAGGCCGCCCACGTCTTCCTCAACTACCTGATGGAGCCAGCGGTGATGGCCAACATCACCAACTACGTGCAATTCCCCAACGGCAACGCCGCAGCCACGCCGCTGGTGGATGAAGCACTGCGTACCGACCCGGGCGTATACCCGACGCCGGAAGTGCTGAAGAAGATCTACACCTTCCCGGACCTGGCGCCGGCGGTGCAGCGCAACATGACCCGCAGCTGGACCAAGATCAAGTCCGGTCGCTGA
- a CDS encoding polyamine ABC transporter substrate-binding protein — MRVTLPKTLIALAAATLSGAALAQQTVHIYNWSDYIGEETLAKFEAKTAIKPIYDVFDSNETLEGKLLAGRSGYDVVVPSNHFLGKQIRAGAFQALDRSRLPNWSNLDPALLKQLETNDPGNQYAVPYLWGTNGIGYNVDKINSVLGVDQIDSWAVLFEPENIKKLSQCGVAFLDSGDEMIPAMLNYLGLDPNSTNPDDYAKAEAKLLEVRPYVTYFHSSKYIGDLANGNICIAAGFSGDVLQAADRADEAGKGIDIAYVIPKEGANLWFDMMAIPADSANAEQAHAFINFLLEPEVIAEVSDYVGYANPNTKADAFMDEDVRNDPSVYPPQAVLDKLYISAELPARVERLKTRTWTKVKSGQ; from the coding sequence GTGCGAGTAACCCTGCCCAAGACTCTGATCGCCCTGGCAGCCGCTACCCTGAGTGGAGCCGCATTGGCCCAGCAGACCGTGCACATCTACAACTGGAGCGATTACATCGGCGAAGAGACGCTCGCCAAGTTCGAGGCGAAAACCGCTATCAAGCCGATCTACGACGTCTTCGACTCCAATGAAACCCTCGAAGGTAAACTGCTCGCCGGCCGCAGTGGCTACGACGTGGTGGTACCTTCCAACCATTTTCTCGGCAAGCAGATTCGTGCCGGCGCCTTCCAGGCGCTCGACCGTTCGCGCCTGCCGAACTGGAGCAACCTGGATCCGGCACTGCTCAAGCAGCTGGAGACCAACGACCCCGGCAATCAGTACGCCGTGCCCTATCTGTGGGGTACCAACGGCATCGGCTACAACGTCGACAAGATCAATAGCGTACTCGGCGTCGACCAGATCGACTCCTGGGCGGTGCTGTTCGAGCCGGAAAACATCAAGAAACTCAGTCAGTGCGGCGTCGCCTTCCTCGATTCGGGCGATGAAATGATCCCGGCCATGCTCAACTACCTCGGCCTGGACCCCAACAGCACCAACCCCGACGATTACGCCAAGGCCGAGGCCAAGCTGCTGGAAGTGCGTCCCTACGTCACCTACTTCCACAGCTCCAAGTACATCGGCGACCTGGCCAATGGCAACATCTGCATCGCAGCCGGTTTCTCTGGCGACGTGCTGCAGGCTGCCGACCGTGCCGACGAGGCAGGCAAGGGCATCGACATCGCCTACGTGATTCCCAAGGAAGGCGCCAACCTCTGGTTCGACATGATGGCCATCCCTGCCGACTCGGCCAATGCCGAGCAGGCGCATGCCTTCATCAACTTCCTGCTCGAGCCCGAGGTGATCGCCGAAGTCAGCGACTACGTCGGCTATGCCAACCCCAATACCAAGGCGGACGCGTTCATGGACGAGGACGTGCGTAACGATCCGTCCGTTTATCCGCCACAAGCAGTATTGGACAAACTGTACATCTCCGCTGAATTGCCAGCACGAGTCGAGCGCCTCAAGACCCGTACCTGGACCAAGGTCAAGTCGGGTCAGTAA
- the potA gene encoding polyamine ABC transporter ATP-binding protein, whose translation MAVASSAYKKALEGDQTPKEVLVKIDRVTKKFDETVAVDDVSLTINKGEIFALLGGSGSGKSTLLRMLAGFERPTEGRIILDGVDITDMPPYQRPINMMFQSYALFPHMTVAQNIAFGLQQDKLPKAEIDERVAEMLKLVHMTQYAKRKPHQLSGGQRQRVALARSLAKRPKLLLLDEPMGALDKKLRSQMQLELVEIIERVGVTCVMVTHDQEEAMTMAQRIAIMHLGWIAQTGSPIDIYETPTSRLVCEFIGSVNLFDGQITSDEADHAIIDCPHLDKPIYIGHGVSTRAENKSVSYALRPEKLLMATALPDDHEHPEYNWSRGHVHDIAYLGGHSVYYVKLTSGQVVQCFIANAERRGKRPTWDDPVVVYWEDDSGVVLQS comes from the coding sequence ATGGCTGTTGCCTCCAGCGCCTACAAAAAAGCCCTCGAGGGAGATCAGACACCGAAAGAGGTGCTGGTCAAGATCGATCGGGTGACTAAGAAATTCGACGAGACCGTGGCCGTTGACGATGTCTCGCTGACCATCAACAAGGGTGAGATCTTCGCCCTGCTCGGTGGTTCCGGCTCGGGCAAGTCGACCCTGCTGCGCATGCTCGCCGGTTTCGAGCGGCCGACCGAAGGGCGCATCATCCTCGATGGTGTCGACATCACCGACATGCCGCCGTACCAGCGGCCGATCAACATGATGTTCCAGTCCTATGCGCTGTTCCCGCACATGACCGTGGCGCAGAACATCGCCTTCGGCCTGCAGCAGGACAAGCTGCCCAAGGCCGAGATCGACGAGCGCGTGGCCGAAATGCTCAAGCTGGTGCACATGACCCAGTACGCCAAACGCAAGCCGCACCAGCTCTCCGGCGGTCAGCGTCAGCGCGTGGCCCTGGCCCGCTCGCTGGCCAAGCGCCCGAAACTGCTGCTGCTCGATGAGCCGATGGGCGCGTTGGACAAGAAGCTGCGTTCGCAGATGCAGCTGGAGCTGGTGGAAATCATCGAGCGCGTCGGCGTGACCTGCGTAATGGTGACCCACGACCAGGAAGAGGCCATGACCATGGCCCAGCGCATCGCCATCATGCACCTGGGCTGGATCGCCCAGACCGGTAGCCCGATCGATATCTACGAGACGCCGACCAGCCGCCTGGTGTGCGAATTCATTGGCAGCGTCAACCTGTTCGACGGGCAGATCACCAGTGACGAGGCCGACCACGCGATCATCGACTGCCCGCACCTGGACAAGCCCATCTACATCGGTCATGGCGTCAGTACCCGCGCCGAGAACAAGTCCGTCAGCTACGCCCTGCGCCCGGAAAAGCTGCTGATGGCCACCGCCTTGCCGGATGACCACGAACACCCCGAGTACAACTGGAGCCGTGGCCACGTGCATGACATCGCCTACCTCGGCGGTCACTCGGTGTACTACGTCAAGCTCACTTCCGGTCAGGTGGTGCAGTGCTTCATTGCCAACGCCGAGCGCCGTGGCAAGCGTCCGACCTGGGACGATCCGGTGGTGGTGTACTGGGAAGACGACAGCGGCGTGGTACTGCAATCATGA
- a CDS encoding ABC transporter permease subunit, protein MPSGRHAVIGIPFLWLFLFFLLPFVIVLKISFAEADVAIPPYTEIYQWADNKLTLLLNFGNYIFLTEDALYLSAYLGSLKVAFFSTLLCLVIGYPMAYAIARAPRERQTVLLLLIMMPTWTAILIRVYAWMGILGNNGLLNSLLMGIGLIDTPLQILNTNTAVYIGVVYSYLPFMILPLYANLVKHDLSLLEAASDLGSSNFNNFWKITVPLSKNGIIAGSMLVFIPVVGEFVIPELLGGPETLMIGKVLWQEFFNNRDWPVASALAVVMLAILIVPIILFNRNQAKELEGRP, encoded by the coding sequence CTGCCCAGTGGGCGGCATGCCGTGATCGGCATACCCTTCCTCTGGCTGTTCCTGTTCTTCCTGCTGCCGTTCGTCATCGTGCTGAAGATCAGCTTCGCCGAAGCCGACGTGGCCATTCCACCCTACACGGAAATCTACCAGTGGGCGGACAACAAGCTGACCCTGCTGCTGAATTTCGGCAACTACATCTTCCTCACCGAGGATGCGCTGTACCTGTCGGCTTATCTGGGTTCGTTGAAGGTGGCGTTCTTCAGCACGCTGCTGTGCCTGGTGATCGGCTACCCGATGGCCTATGCCATCGCCCGTGCCCCAAGGGAGCGCCAGACCGTCCTGCTGCTGCTGATCATGATGCCGACCTGGACCGCGATCCTGATCCGCGTCTATGCCTGGATGGGCATTCTCGGCAACAACGGCCTGCTCAACAGCCTGCTGATGGGCATCGGTCTGATCGATACGCCGCTGCAGATCCTCAATACCAACACGGCGGTCTACATCGGCGTGGTTTATTCCTACCTGCCGTTCATGATCCTGCCGCTTTACGCCAACCTGGTGAAGCATGATCTGAGCCTGCTGGAAGCCGCCTCCGATCTGGGCTCGAGCAACTTCAACAACTTCTGGAAAATCACCGTGCCGCTGTCGAAGAACGGCATCATCGCCGGCTCCATGCTGGTGTTCATTCCGGTGGTCGGTGAGTTCGTCATCCCCGAACTGCTCGGCGGCCCGGAGACCCTGATGATCGGCAAGGTGCTGTGGCAGGAGTTCTTTAACAACCGCGACTGGCCGGTGGCATCCGCCCTGGCGGTGGTCATGCTGGCGATCCTGATCGTGCCCATCATTCTCTTCAACCGTAACCAGGCTAAAGAGCTGGAGGGGCGGCCATGA
- a CDS encoding ABC transporter permease subunit codes for MKRFSFSSVMLWAGLAFIYLPMVILVIYSFNASRLVTVWGGWSVKWYVGLLDNTQLMNSVMRSLEIACYTAIAAVALGTLAAFVLTRITHFKGRTLFGGLVTAPLVMPEVITGLSLLLLFVLMAQLIGWPMQRGMTTIWIAHTTFCSAYVAVVVSSRLRELDMSIEEAAMDLGARPWKVFFLITVPMIAPSLAAGAMMSFALSLDDLVLASFVSGPGSTTLPMEIFSAVRLGVKPEINAVASLILLAVSFATFLAWYFAHRAEEKRKKAMQQAMDETSNPSWK; via the coding sequence ATGAAGCGTTTCAGTTTCTCCAGCGTCATGCTCTGGGCCGGTCTGGCATTTATCTACCTGCCCATGGTCATCCTAGTCATCTACTCGTTCAACGCCTCGCGGCTGGTCACGGTGTGGGGTGGTTGGTCGGTCAAGTGGTACGTCGGCCTGCTGGACAACACCCAGCTGATGAACTCGGTGATGCGCTCGCTGGAAATCGCCTGCTACACCGCCATTGCGGCGGTGGCGCTGGGCACCCTGGCGGCTTTCGTGCTGACCCGCATCACCCACTTCAAGGGCCGTACGCTGTTCGGTGGCCTGGTTACTGCGCCGCTGGTGATGCCGGAAGTGATCACCGGTCTGTCGCTGCTGCTGCTGTTCGTGCTGATGGCGCAACTGATCGGCTGGCCGATGCAGCGCGGCATGACCACCATCTGGATCGCCCACACCACCTTCTGCTCGGCCTATGTGGCGGTGGTGGTGTCGTCGCGCCTGCGTGAGCTGGACATGTCCATCGAAGAGGCGGCCATGGACCTGGGCGCACGGCCGTGGAAGGTGTTCTTCCTGATCACTGTGCCGATGATCGCGCCGTCGCTGGCGGCGGGGGCGATGATGTCCTTCGCCCTGTCGCTGGACGACCTGGTGCTGGCCAGCTTCGTCTCCGGCCCTGGCTCGACTACGCTGCCGATGGAGATCTTCTCCGCCGTACGCCTGGGGGTCAAACCGGAGATCAACGCGGTGGCCAGCCTGATCCTGCTGGCGGTGTCGTTCGCTACCTTCCTGGCCTGGTACTTCGCCCACCGCGCCGAGGAAAAACGCAAGAAGGCCATGCAGCAGGCCATGGACGAGACCAGCAACCCGTCCTGGAAGTAG